The genomic region TACAAAAAATATTCTTTAATTGGAGAAGATTGCTTTGCAATGTGCGCAAATGATGTTTTATGTCATGGAGCTGCTCCTTTATTTTTTTTAGACTATTTAGCTTGTGGAAAACTAGATTCTTCTATTGTAGAAAAAATTATACAAGGAATAGCTGTTTCTTGCAAAAGAACTAATACCTGTCTTATTGGAGGAGAAACTGCAGAAATGCCTGGAATTTATCAAGAAAATGATTATGATATTGCTGGATTCTGTGTAGGTATTGTAGAAAAAGATCATCTTATAGATGGGAAAAAATTGATTCAGGAGGGAGATATTTTAATAGGACTCCCTTCGTCTGGTGTACATAGTAATGGTTTTTCTTTAATTAGAAATATTTTTTCTACAGAAGATTTTGTGAAATTTTTTCAAGAAAAACCATTTTATGAAACCCTTTTGATTCCAACTAGAATTTATCATTTTACTATTCATATTTTATTAAAAGAATTTATGATTCACGGATTAGCTCATATTACTGGAGGAGGAATATCAGAAAATTTATCTAGAATTCTTCCGGAAAACTTATCAGCTATAATCGAAAAAGAAAAAATTCCTATTCAACCTGTTTTTAATTATATTCGAAAAAAAGGAAATTTATCTGATCAAGAAATGTGGAATACTTTTAATATGGGAGTAGGAATGATTATAATAGTTTCTTTGAAGGAAAAATATTCTATTCTAGATAGACTCCGTTTTTTAGGAGAAAAACCTTTTGTTTTTGGCAGTATTGTGAAAGGAAATAAAATAGTATTTTTGAAATAAAAAATATTTTTCATACACAATGAAAAAAATTGCTATTTTAGTTTCTGGAAGAGGAACCAATATGCAGCATATTTTAAAAGCAATTAAAAACGGGATACTTTCTAATTTTAGAATCAATTTAGTTATTTCTGATAGATGTTGTAGTGCAATTCAGTATGCGTTGAAAAAAAATATAAAAGCCATATCTTTAGAAAAGACTAAAAAAAAATTTCTTTCTAAAGAAATAGACAATTTACTTGTAAAAGATATTCCGTATATTATAGTTCTTTCTGGATTTCTTTCTATACTTGATGCAAAATTTTGTGAAAAATGGAGCGGAAAAGTGATTAATATTCATCCTTCTCTTTTACCAAAATATGGAGGAAAAGGAATGTACGGAATGAAAGTGCATCAAGCAGTTATTAAGAATAAGGAAAAAATATCAGGAGCCACAGTTCATTATGTGACGAAAGACGTGGATGCAGGAGACATAATTTTGAAAAAATCATGCAAAATTTATTTAAAGGAAACTCCAATGTCTTTATCACAAAAAGTTTCTCTCATAGAAAGAGAAATATTAATTCAGTCTATCAAAAGTATTTGAAAAAGAAGATACTTTATTTAAAATCCACTATTCTTACTTATACTCAAAAATAAAATTAGTAGTATGTATTATGAAAAGAGCTTTGATTAGTGTTTATGAAAAAAATGAAAAACTATTTCAATTTTCTAGTTTTTTAGATCAAAAAGGATATCAAATAATTTCTACTGGGGGGACATACCAATATTTAATAAAAAATGGATTGTCTAATGTGATAGAAATATCAGATGTTACTTTTTACCCTGAAATTTTAGATGGAAGAGTAAAAACTATTCATCCTAATATCTATGGAGGGATTCTAGCAAATCGTTCGATTGAAAAACATCTCGAATCTATTCGTTTTCACAATATTCATCTGATTGATATTGTATTGGTTAACTTCTATCCATTTTTTGAAGAAATACGTAAAAAATCTCATTTAAATTCTTTGATTGAATTTATTGACATAGGAGGACCATCTATGCTTCGTGCAGCTGCTAAAAATTTTTTACATGTCACTGCCATTACAGATGATAATGATTATGAATTAGTAAAAAATGAAATTGAACATTATGGATTTCCTTCATTAAAATTGAGAAAAAAATTGGCTGGAAAAGTATTTAATTTTACTTCTGCTTATGATTCTGCTATTTCTCAATATCTTTTGATGGATGAAAAGGATGAAAAATTTCCTATTTATTTACATTCTTCTTACGAAAAGAAAATGAATCTCCGTTATGGAGAAAATCCTCATCAAAAAGCAGCTTATTACATTAATACGATTAATCATGGATCCATGCGGAATTTTCATCAATTACATGGTAAAAAATTGTCATTTAATAATTTAAGAGATATGGATATAGCTTGGAAAGTTGTTTCTCAATTTTCAGAACCTGCTTGTTGTACAGTAAAACATTCCACCCCTTGTGGAGTAGCGTTAGGAAAGAACATCATTGAAGCATTTCAAAAAACTTATTATGCTGATACTATTTCCTCCTTTGGAGGAATAATGGCTGTTAATGTTCCAATAACAAAAGAACTGGCAAAAGAGATTAATCATATTTTTCTAGAAGTTGTCCTTTCACCCAGTTATGAAACAGACGTTTTGAATATTTTAAAAATAAAAAAAAATCTTAGAATTATTAGTATCAATGAACCGATTTCGAATAAACTCGAATATGTTCAAATAGATGGAGGAATATTAGTGCAAGAAGCAGATTATTTTTTTCCTCATGAGGATAATTATAAAATAGTTACTAAAAAAAAATTTACTGATCAAGAACTAAAATCTTTATTTTTTGCTCAAAAAGTAGTGAAATATGTGAAATCCAATGCTATTGTTGTAGCTAAGGGAACACAAACTTTAGGAATTTCTGGAGGACAAACCAATAGAATTTGGGCCGCTAGTCAAGCTATAGAGAGAGCTTTAGAAAAAAGTAAAGAAAATTTAGTTCTTGTATCTGATGCTTTTTTCCCTTTTCGTGATGTTGTAGATGAAGCGGCTCGATCAGGTGGAATATGTGCTATTCTCCAACCAGGAGGATCTATGCGAGACGAAGAATCTGTAAAAGCTTGTGATGATTATGGAATAGCTATGGCTTTTACTGGGAAAAGACATTTTAAACATTAAGAATGATGAAAATTTTAATTATTGGAGGTGGTGGACGTGAGCATGCTATTGGAAAAAAATTATTAGAAGATAATCATTCTGTAAATCTTTATTTTTACCCTGGAAATGGAGGGACTGGAATAATAGGAAAAAATATTGAAAGTCACCACACTCTATTAGAATTAGGTGTTTTCGCTAAAAAAAATGCAGTAGATATAACTATTGTAGGATCCGAAATTTTACTGATAGAAGGAATTGTGGATGTTTTTCAAAATCTTGGATTAAAAATAATAGGACCGCATCATTTAGCAGCTAAACTTGAAGGAAATCGTATTTTTGCTAAATCCTTTATGAAAAAATATGGAATTAGAACTCCTAAATATGACATTTTTTCTTGCTATGAAAAGGCTATCAATTCTTTAGATCAATGTATTGGTTCTGTTGCAATTAAAACAAATGGAATAGCTGCAGGAAAAGGAGTTATTTTAGCTCATAATAAAAATGAAGCTGAAAAAGCTTTAAAAACTATTATGATAGAAAAAAAATTTGGAAAATCTGGAAATAAAATTATCATAGAAGA from Blattabacterium cuenoti harbors:
- the purH gene encoding bifunctional phosphoribosylaminoimidazolecarboxamide formyltransferase/IMP cyclohydrolase; protein product: MKRALISVYEKNEKLFQFSSFLDQKGYQIISTGGTYQYLIKNGLSNVIEISDVTFYPEILDGRVKTIHPNIYGGILANRSIEKHLESIRFHNIHLIDIVLVNFYPFFEEIRKKSHLNSLIEFIDIGGPSMLRAAAKNFLHVTAITDDNDYELVKNEIEHYGFPSLKLRKKLAGKVFNFTSAYDSAISQYLLMDEKDEKFPIYLHSSYEKKMNLRYGENPHQKAAYYINTINHGSMRNFHQLHGKKLSFNNLRDMDIAWKVVSQFSEPACCTVKHSTPCGVALGKNIIEAFQKTYYADTISSFGGIMAVNVPITKELAKEINHIFLEVVLSPSYETDVLNILKIKKNLRIISINEPISNKLEYVQIDGGILVQEADYFFPHEDNYKIVTKKKFTDQELKSLFFAQKVVKYVKSNAIVVAKGTQTLGISGGQTNRIWAASQAIERALEKSKENLVLVSDAFFPFRDVVDEAARSGGICAILQPGGSMRDEESVKACDDYGIAMAFTGKRHFKH
- a CDS encoding formyltransferase family protein produces the protein MKKIAILVSGRGTNMQHILKAIKNGILSNFRINLVISDRCCSAIQYALKKNIKAISLEKTKKKFLSKEIDNLLVKDIPYIIVLSGFLSILDAKFCEKWSGKVINIHPSLLPKYGGKGMYGMKVHQAVIKNKEKISGATVHYVTKDVDAGDIILKKSCKIYLKETPMSLSQKVSLIEREILIQSIKSI
- the purM gene encoding phosphoribosylformylglycinamidine cyclo-ligase, giving the protein MKESNITICKINKILKKTYNNRVMSTLDHFSGFYKIYECGYQKPILVSGVDGVGTKLRLAIDYKKYSLIGEDCFAMCANDVLCHGAAPLFFLDYLACGKLDSSIVEKIIQGIAVSCKRTNTCLIGGETAEMPGIYQENDYDIAGFCVGIVEKDHLIDGKKLIQEGDILIGLPSSGVHSNGFSLIRNIFSTEDFVKFFQEKPFYETLLIPTRIYHFTIHILLKEFMIHGLAHITGGGISENLSRILPENLSAIIEKEKIPIQPVFNYIRKKGNLSDQEMWNTFNMGVGMIIIVSLKEKYSILDRLRFLGEKPFVFGSIVKGNKIVFLK